The Gammaproteobacteria bacterium genome contains the following window.
GACCGAAGGTTGGGTCCGTTTGTATAGTCATGCAAGCTCTTTCCTTGGGGTTGGTGAAGTGCTTGACGATGGTCGCGTCGCGCCGCGCCGCTTGATTAACGCGTAATGGCGAATGGGAACGGTTAGCTGATTTAAGAAGGACACTGGCGGGGCAAGAGAGCAATGAATAGGGTTTCTCTTGTTCGCCTGACGGCGCACGAGTACAATACGCGCCAGATTTTACTAGGTTATTGAGAGTGTTAAATGGCCCTCAGTACTCAGCAAAAAGCCGATATTGTAAAAGACTATCAACGCTCGAGAACGGATACCGGGTCGCCCGAGGTACAAGCGGCGCTGCTTACGGCCGGGATTGGTGGGCTATCACAGCATTTCAAGACACACATCCATGATCATCATTCCCGGCAAGGCCTCCTTAGGATGGTAAATCGGCGGCGTAAGCTGCTGGATTATTTAAAAAGTAGAGATGTTAAACGCTATCGTGAACTCATCGGGCGCTTAGGGTTGCGCAAATGAGATGAGGCTTGTCACATTCGACGTTTGCGATAGTTACCTGTTTCCTTCCCAATCATTCCGCAAGGTGTATCCATGACTGTAGTGATGAAAGCCTTTCAATACGGTGAAAGTACCGTGGCACTGGAAACCGGCGAGATTGCTCGGCAAGCCTCCGGTGCTGTAATGGCAAGCATGGGCGAGACGCTTGTGCTGGTGACCTGCGTTGGAAGAAAAGAGACGGGACCGGGTCGTGACTTCTTTCCACTCACGGTAGATTATCAAGAAAGAACTTATGCCGCTGGGAAGATTCCAGGCGGCTTTTTCAAGCGTGAGGGACGCCCCAGTGAAAAGGAGACGCAGACCTGTCGTCTGATTGATCGCCCGATGCGGCCCCTTTTCCCGAAGGGGTACAGAAACGAAGTTCAAGTCATCGCCACAGTGCTGTCATTAGATCCGGACATTGATCCCGATATCCCTGCGCTCATCGGTGCGTCAGCGGCCGTATGCCTTTCTGGGATCCCGTTTAATGGGCCCATTGGCGCCGCCCGAGTCGGCTACTGTGATGGTAAATATCTGCTGAATCCAACGTTTAGTGAGGTTAAGCAGTCGCAGCTTGATCTGGTGGTTGCAGGAACTGAAACGTCGGTTCTTATGGTGGAGTCCGACGCAAACACGTTGCCAGAGGATGTGATGTTAGGTGCCGTCATGTTCGGTCATGAACAAATGCAGGTGGTGATTAAGAACATCAGGGAACTCGTCAAGGAGG
Protein-coding sequences here:
- the rpsO gene encoding 30S ribosomal protein S15 gives rise to the protein MALSTQQKADIVKDYQRSRTDTGSPEVQAALLTAGIGGLSQHFKTHIHDHHSRQGLLRMVNRRRKLLDYLKSRDVKRYRELIGRLGLRK